A stretch of DNA from Candidatus Pseudomonas phytovorans:
CCATGGTTGGCCTGTGCGCCCCGGGCAAGTTCGGCGGCGACGTGTCCCACCTGAACCTGCACAAAACCTTCTGCATCCCGCACGGTGGTGGCGGCCCGGGCGTTGGCCCGATTGGCGTAAAATCGCACCTGGCGCCGTTCCTGCCAGGCCACGCGCAGCTGGAAAACACCGAAGGTGCGGTATGCGCCGCCCCATTCGGCAGCGCCAGCATCCTGCCGATCACCTGGATGTACATCCGCATGATGGGCGGTGCCGGCCTCAAGCGTGCCTCGCAGATGGCGATCCTCAATGCCAACTACATCGCCCGCCGCCTGGAAGAGCACTATCCTGTTCTGTATACCGGTGGCAATGGCCTGGTGGCCCACGAGTGCATCCTCGATCTGCGCCCGCTGAAGGACACCAGCGGCATCAGCGTCGACGACGTGGCCAAGCGCCTGATCGACTTCGGTTTCCACGCCCCGACCATGTCCTTCCCGGTGGCCGGCACGCTAATGATCGAACCGACCGAAAGCGAGGCCAAGGAAGAACTGGACCGCTTCTGCGACGCGATGATCCAGATCCGTGAAGAAATCCGTGCGGTCGAAAGCGGTAGCGTGGACAAGGAGGACAACCCGCTGAAGAACGCCCCACACACGGCGGCCGAGCTGGTTGGCGAATGGGCCCATGGTTACAGCCGCGAACAGGCGGTCTACCCGCTGCCAAGCCTGGTGGAAAGCAAATACTGGCCGCCGGTCGGCCGGGTCGACAACGTGTTCGGCGACCGCAACCTGGTGTGCGCCTGCCCGTCGATCGAGAGCTATCAGGACGCCTGATAGCCCTAAGGCTCGCCACCTGACCTGAGGTGTGAACCTCTGTGGGAGCGGGCATGCCCGCGAATGCGATGGTGGCTTCACCGACGCATTCGCGGGCATGCCCGCTCCCACAGGGTTCACCATCCGCCCAATATTCCTGGCTGGAGGTCCACCATGTCACTGAGCGTCTTCGACCTGTTCAAGATCGGCATCGGCCCCTCCAGCTCTCACACAGTCGGCCCGATGCGCGCTGCTGCGCGTTTTGCCGAAGGGCTACGGCGTGACGGCCTGCTGCCCCGCACCGCCAGCGTCAAGGCCGAGCTCTACGGCTCGCTGGGTGCCACTGGCAAGGGCCACGGCAGTGACAAGGCCGTGCTCCTGGGCTTTGAAGGCGAGCACCCCGACACCGTCGACACCGACAGCATCCCCGCCCGCCTGCAGGCCATCCGCGACAGCGGTCGCCTCAACCTGCTGGGGGAGCACAGCATCGCCTTCATCGAAAAGCAGCACCTGGCGATGATCCGCAAACCGCTGGACTACCACCCCAACGGCATGATTTTCCGCGCCTTCGACGACGCCGGCCTGCAAATCCGCAGCCGCGAGTACTACTCGGTGGGCGGTGGTTTTGTGGTTGACGAAGATGCCGCCGGCCACGACCGCATCGTCGAGGACAGCACCGTGCTGGCCTACCCGTTCAAGACCGCCAAGCAACTGCTTGGCCATTGCACCGCGCAGAACCTGTCGGTAAGCCAGGTGATGCTGGCCAACGAGGCTGCCTGGCGCCCGGAGGCACAAACCCGCGCCGGGCTACTGCACATCTGGCAGGTGATGCAGGATTGCGTCGAAGCTGGCTGCCAGCACGAAGGCATCCTGCCGGGTGGGCTGAAGGTCAAGCGCAGGGCGCCGGCACTTTACCGCCAGCTGAGTCGCCACCCGGAGGCAAGCTTGCGCGATGCCCTTTCGGTACTCGACTGGGTCAACCTCTACGCCTTGGCGGTGAACGAAGAAAACGCCTACGGCGGGCGCGTTGTCACTGCGCCCACCAACGGCGCGGCAGGCATCGTCCCGGCGGTGCTGCACTACTACATGCGCTTCGTGCCAGGTGCCAGCGAGGACGGGGTGGTGCGTTTTCTGCTCACCGCTGCGGCAATCGGCATCCTGTACAAGGAAAACGCCTCCATCTCCGGCGCCGAAGTGGGCTGCCAGGGCGAGGTTGGCGTGGCTTGCTCGATGGCCGCTGGGGCGCTATGCGAAGTGATGGGCGGTAGCGTTCAGCAGGTGGAAAACGCCGCTGAAATCGGCATGGAACACAACCTGGGCCTCACCTGCGACCCGATCGGCGGGCTGGTCCAGGTGCCCTGCATCGAGCGCAATGCCATGGGCTCGGTGAAGGCCATCAACGCGGTGCGCATGGCATTGCGCGGCGACGGGCAGCACTTCGTGTCGCTCGACAAGGTCATCCGTACCATGCGCCAGACCGGCGCCGACATGAAAAGCAAATACAAAGAGACCGCCCGCGGCGGCCTGGCCGTCAACATCATCGAATGTTGACCCGACAACAACAGCAAGGAGTCACCGATGTCCGAAACACTGCTCAAGACCCCACTGCACGCCCTGCACCTGGAACTGGGTGCACGCATGGTGCCGTTCGCCGGCTACGACATGCCGGTGCAGTACCCGCTGGGCGTGCTCAAGGAACACCTGCACACCCGCGAGCAGGCCGGCCTGTTCGATGTCTCGCACATGGGCCAGATCATCCTGCGCGGCGCCGAAGCCGCCAAGGCCCTGGAAAGCCTGGTGCCGGTGGATATCATCGACCTGCCGGTGGGTATGCAGCGCTATGCCATGTTCACCAATGAGCAAGGTGGCATCCTCGACGACCTGATGGTCGCCAACCTGGGCGACGACACCCTGTTTCTGGTGGTCAACGCGGGCTGCAAGAACCAGGACCTGGCCCACCTGCAGAAGCACATCGGCGACCGTTGCAATGTGCAGCCGCTGTTCGAGGAGCGTGCCCTGCTCGCCCTGCAAGGCCCGGCGGCAGTCAAGGTGCTGGAGCGCCTGGCGCCGGAAGTCGCCGGCATGACATTCATGCAGTTCCGACCGGTCAAACTGCTGGGTGAAGACTGCTTCGTCAGCCGCTCGGGCTACACCGGCGAAGACGGCTATGAAATTTCGGTACCTGCCAACGCTGCCGAAGCCCTGGCCCGTCGCTTGTTGGCCGAGCCGGAAGTACAGCCGATCGGCCTGGGGGCACGCGACTCGCTGCGCCTGGAAGCAGGCCTGTGCCTGTATGGCCACGACATGAACAGCGAAACCACACCGATCGAAGCCAGCCTGCTGTGGGCGATTTCCAAGGTGCGCCGCGCAGACGGTGCACGTGCTGCCGGCTTCCCGGGCGCCGAGGCGATCTTCGCTCACCAGCGCGACGGCGTCGCACGCAAACGTGTCGGCCTGTTGCCGCAAGAGCGCACGCCAGTACGCGAGGGCGCGGATATTGTCGATGCCAACGATAAACCGGTAGGCAAAGTGTGCAGCGGCGGCTTTGGCCCGACACTCGGCGCACCTGTCGCAATGGGTTATATCGATAGTGAACATGCCGCAATCGACACGGCACTGTTTGCCGTAGTCCGTGGCAAGAAGGTTGCCTTGAAAGTCAGCAAAATGCCTTTCGTGGCGCAACGTTACTACCGTGGTTGAAACACCTTTGTGAAGGTTTACGGGCAGGGTTCCATATTCGTTTTCGAACCTGCCCAATAACTTTTGAGCATGGCGCCAGGCCAGGCGCCATGCCGTTTCCGACAAACCGGTCGGTTATCGGCAAACGGCTATTTTTCCATACGACCGAGGGCTTGTTTTTCGCTCGGGAGTTGGCGTAGAGTCACTGCACTGTGTTTGCATGGGTCGCAACAGTTCGTGACCTGGGCCAGTAGCCGAAGTTCGCTACAACCCGTTCGACGTCTCTTACTTTCCTGCAACCCCAGCCCAGTAATCTTTCGCTTACAGATAAGTGCGAGAGTAACTGTCATCACAATTCAAGCTTCGTAGGAAATAAGACAATGGCTGAGCGTCAGAGCGGTACCGTCAAGTGGTTTAACGACGAAAAAGGTTACGGTTTCATCACTCCAGAAAGCGGTCCGGATCTGTTCGTACACTTCCGCGCTATTCAAGGTAACGGTTTCAAGAGCCTGAAAGAAGGCCAGAAAGTGACCTTCGTTGCCGTGCAAGGCCAAAAAGGCCAGCAGGCTGACGAAGTCCAAGTCGCCGAATAATCCGTAAAAAAAGCCCCTGCGTTGACGCGCAGGGGCTTTTTTTTGCGTGCAATTCCATAAAATGGGCCTTTGCCATCTGGAGCTGCCCCGCAATGCCCACGCCCCACCTCCTCCCGCAGGGTGATTTCCCCCCCGTTGGCCTTGGCCGGCGTTTGGCGGCAATGTTTTACGACTTCCTGTTGTGCACGGCGTTGCTGATCGTGACCGCCGGTGCCTACAAGCTGATCCAGATGGCGTTTATCGGCGAGGCGCGCATGCGCGAGCTGACCGAAGCCGGTGCACTGGATGGCGACCCGCTGCTGTCCACGGTACTACTGTTTGCCGTGTTCGGCTTCTTTGCCAAGTTCTGGACCCACGGCGGGCAGACGCTGGGTATGCAGGTGTGGGGCGTGCGGGTGCAGAACGCCGACGGCACCGCCATCAGCCTGTGGCAGGCACTATTGCGCTTCGTGGTGTCGATTGCCTCGTGGCTGTGCCTGGGGCTGGGCTTTTTCTGGGCGCTGATCGACAAGCGCAAGCGTGGATGGCATGACATCTACTCGGAAAGCCAGCTGGTGCGGGTGCCGAAGCAGAAGAAATAGTCCAAGAGCACAGGCCCACACCCATGAAAAAGCCGACCCTGAGGTCGGCTTTTTTGTGCAACTCAGGCCACTAACCTGCCCGGCGCAACAACCACACACCCGCTAGCGCACAAATGCCCGCGGGGATCACCACCGCCAACAGCGGCGGGAAGCCGAACACCTGGCTCGAAGGCCCCAGCAGATCCTGAGCGATACGGAACACGAAACCCACCAGCACGCCGGTGAACACGCGCTGACCAAGGGTTACCGAGCGCAGCGGGCCGAAGATGAAGGAAATCGCCATCAGCACCAGCGCCGCAGTCACCATCGGCTGCAGCACCTTGCTCCAGAACGCCAGCCAGTAACGGGCGTTGTTCAACCCCTGGTCGGACAGGTAGTGGATGTAGTCCCACAGCCCGGTGATGGACAGCGATTCCGGTGCCAGGATCACGGTGTTGAGCAGTTGCGGCGTGAGCGAAACGTCCCAGCGCTCCTCCGGGGTATTGACCACTTCGGTGTGATCGCCACGGAAGTAAGTGGTGCGCACATCCGCGAGCAGCCATTGGTCTTGCTGGTACTGCGCGCGGCGGGCGAAGCTCGACGTGACAATCTTGCGCTCGCTATCGAAGCGGTAACGGGTCACACCCAGCAGCAGGCCATTGGGCTGCACGGCGTTGATGTGCACGTACTCCTCACCCTGGCGGTGCCACATGCCGCGCTTGGAGCTTTGCGCCTCACCTCCGCCCTGGGCCAGGGAACGGTCGGCCTGGGCCTTGTTCTCGGTCACCGGTGCCACGTATTCGCCAATCAGCAGGCCGACCAGCATCAGCACCAGCATCGGCTTCATCACCGCCCAGACAATGCGGCCGATCGAAACCCCGGCAGCACGCATGATGGTCAGTTCGCTGCTGCTGGCCAGGCTGCCCAGGCCGATCAGGCAGCCGATCAGGGCGGCCATCGGCAGCATGTCGTACAGCCGCCGAGGTGCAGTCAGCAAGACGAAGTTGCCGGCCTCCATCACCGTGTAGGTGTCACTGAGGTCGCTCATCTCGTCGATGAAGGCGAACAGCGAGGCCAGGCCGAGGATGATGCCCAGCACCGCCAGGATGGCCAGCAGCACGCTCTGGCCGATGTAGCGGTCCAGCTTACCCATGGGCCACCTCCGCACGACGGGCGGCGCGCTTGAGGCGCATCGGTTCCCAATACATCAAGCCAAGCCCGATCAGCAGGAACAAGCCGTGGACCCACCACATGCCCAGGCCAATCGGCAATTTGCCCTTCTCGAGGGCGCCGCGTACGGAAATCAGCATTGTCAGGTAGGCCATGTACAGGAGGATTGCCGGCAGCAGCTTGAGGAAGCGGCCCTGGCGCGGGTTGGCGCGGGACAGCGGCACCGCCAGCAGGGTGACAATAAACACCAGGATCGGCAGCGACAGCCGCCATTGCAGCTCGGCACGCTCACGCAGGCCCTTCTTGCCGAACAGCTCGGAAGTGGGGATGGCTTCGCGTTCGGTCACTTCCTCGGCCACTTCCGGCTTGGGCAGCAGTACACCATAAGTGTCATACTTGATCGCGCGGTAGTCGGCCTGGCCCGGGTTGCCGTCATAGCGGTAGCCGTTTTCCAGCACCAGGTAGCGGTTGCCGTCGGCCTGGATTTCCTGATGACCTTTTTCAGCCACCAATACTGACGGGGCGCGGTCCTTGGTCTTGTCCTGATTGAAGCGCTTCTCGGAGATGAACACCCCGGCCAGGTTGACGCGGTCATCCGACAGCTGCTCGGTGTAGGTTACCCGGGAGCCATCGCGCAAGGTCTGGAAGCGGCCCGGCACCAAGGTGTCGAACTCGGTCAGCGTGTCCTGCTGGGCGATGATCTGCTGCACCTGGGCCACACCCAGTGGTGCCAGGCTCAGGCTCAGCCAGGCCACCAGCACGGCAACCAGCGCCGCCGGCGCCATGGTCAACCCCAACAGGCGCTGCTGGCTCATACCGGTTGCGGACAACACGGTCATCTCGCTTTCCAGGTAAAGGCGCCCGTAAGCCAGGAGAATGCCGAGGAACAGCCCCAGCGGCAGGATCAGTTGCAGGAACCCCGGCAGCCGGAAGCCCATGATCAGGAACAGCACGCCCGGGTCGAGCACGCCCTGGGCCGCCTGGGCCAGGTACTTGATGAAGCGCCCGCTCATGATGATCACCAGCAGCACAGCGCTGACGGCGCTCAAGGTCACCAGGACCTCGCGGGACAGATAACGAAAGACGATCAAACCAGACACTCCTGGGTTGTCAGGGCGGACTGCCATGCAATGGCGCCAAACAATGACTTAGTACAGCCAAGACCAATGCCGGTTCGCCAACGGCGAACCTCCATGTAAAGTGCGCGCATTATCCTGTGATTGACCGCCCCTGTCACTTGGCCGCGCATGAACGTGCATAACGGGGTTGTCAGCACGCTTGCCGCAGGCTCAAACTGGCAGCTTTTCCGCTGGCACGCGACTGCGCGGCCAGGCCCGTCCAGAGCGTTGGAACACACAGCGCCATACGTATCGATCATTCGGGGACCCTGACATGGAACTGGTTGTAAAAAGCGTAGCTGCTGCATCCGTAAAAACCGCCACCCTGGTTATTGCGGTAGGTGAAAAGGGCAAGCTCGGCGCTGCCGCCAAGGCTGTCGACCTGGCCAGCGAAGGTGCCATCAGCGCCGTGCTCAAACGCGGTGACCTGGCTGGCAAGCCAGGCCAGACCCTGCTGCTGCAGAACCTGCCGGGCCTGAAGGCCGAGCGCGTAATGCTGGTAGGTAGCGGCAAGGACGAAGCCCTGGGCGACCGCACCTGGCGCAAACTGGTTGCCAGCGTCGCCGGCGTGCTCAAGGGCCTGAATGGCACCGACGCAGTACTGGCCCTGGACGATATCGCAGTCAGCAACCGTGACGCCCACTACGGCAAATACCGCCTGCTGGCCGAAACCCTGCTCGACGGCGAGTACGTGTTCGACCGTTTCAAAAGCCAAAAGGTCGAACCACGCGCCCTGAAAAAAGTCACCCTGCTGGCCGACAAGGCCGGCCAGGCCGAGGTAGAGCGCGCCGTCAGGCACGCCAGCGCCATTGCTACCGGCATGGCTTTCACCCGCGACCTGGGCAACCTGCCGCCTAACCTGTGCCATCCAAGCTTCCTCGCCGAACAGGCCAAGGAACTGGGTAAGGCGCACAAAGGCCTGAAGGTGGAAGTGCTGGACGAAAAGAAGATCAAGGACCTGGGCATGGGCGCGTTCTATGCCGTGGGCCAAGGCAGCGACCAGCCGCCACGCTTGATCGTGCTCAACTACCAGGGTGGCAAGAAAGCTGAGAAGCCGTTCGTGCTGGTGGGCAAGGGCATCACCTTCGACACCGGCGGCATCAGCCTCAAGCCTGGCGCCGGCATGGATGAAATGAAATACGACATGTGCGGCGCTGCCAGCGTATTTGGCACCCTGCGCGCGGTGCTCGAACTGCAGCTGCCGATCAACCTGGTGTGTCTGCTGGCCTGCGCCGAGAACATGCCGAGCGGCGGCGCCACTCGCCCGGGTGATATCGTCACCACCATGAGCGGCCAGACCGTGGAAATCCTCAACACCGACGCCGAAGGCCGCCTGGTGCTGTGTGACACCCTGACCTACGCCGAACGCTTCAAGCCGCAGGCGGTGATCGACATCGCCACCCTGACCGGCGCCTGCATCGTCGCCCTGGGCAGCCACACCTCTGGCCTGATGGGTAACAACGACGAGTTGGTCGGCCAGTTGCTCGACGCCGGCAAGCGCGCCGACGACCGCGCCTGGCAGTTGCCACTGTTCGATGAATACCAGGAGCAACTGGACAGCCCGTTCGCCGACATGGGCAACATCGGCGGGCCGAAGGCCGGCACCATCACCGCAGGCTGCTTCCTGTCGCGCTTCGCCAAGGCCTACAACTGGGCGCACATGGACATCGCCGGTACCGCCTGGATCAGTGGTGGCAAGGACAAGGGCGCCACCGGCCGCCCGGTGCCCCTGCTGACCCAGTACCTGCTGGACCGCGCTGGCGCCTGACGCCCCGAGGCCGGTGGTGCCTTGCGCACCACCGGCCGGCGATTTCTATCATGAGCAAAGTCGACTTCTACATCTTGCCTACCGACTCACTGTCGGCGCGGCTCGATTTCGCCTGCAAATTGTGCGAAAAGGCCTGGCGCCTCGGCCACCGGGTCTATCTGCATTGCCAGGATGCCGAGCAACGCGACGAGCTGGACCAGCGCCTGTGGCGCTTCAAGGGCGAGGCCTTCGTGCCCCACGACCTGGCCGAACTGCACGCCGATGCCGGCGTGGCACTGGGCCTGGCTGACAACGCCGGCGAGCACCGCGACCTGCTGATCAACCTCGGGGCTGGCGTGCCGGGCTTCGTCGGGCAGTTCGAGCGGGTGGCCGAAATCGTGGTCGAGGAGCCTGGCATCCGCCAATCAGCCCGTGAGCGATTCCGTTTCTACCGTGAACAGGGCTATGCTCTGCAAGACCACCGCTTACAGCGACTTTGACGACGATGGACAAGCCTTCCGCCCGACCTGATTCTGCCCATCTGCTCGACGACCTGGAGTCGATACGCGAGCTGCTGGGCGATGCCGACCTGCAACCGCCGCTGCTGACCGAAACGGTGGAGCAGATCCCCCTGCTGCTGGAAGAACCTGCCGGCAACCCTGCACCTGATGCCGAGCCCGATGCGGACCCGCAAGCCCGCCGCCAGGACACCCTGCTGCACCTGGAAAGCGAGCTGCGCGCAGCGGCGCAGATGATCATGCAGGACGTGATCAACGACTTTACCCCGCATATCGAGAACGAGATCAAACGCCGGCTGGATGCGCGGATCGAGCGGTTGATCAAGCGCTCCGAATAAGGCCGAAATCCGGCGGTGCCTGCTTCGCGGGTAAACCCGCTCCCACAATGACCGCGCAAGCCTCAAGACCTGTGGGGTCCCTGTGGGAGCGGGTTTACCCGCGAAGAGGCCAAGCCTGCCCTGCCAGATAGCAGCAGCTTGTCGCCTGCGGCCCCCACCTTGGTTATACTTCCCGGCTTTCCCGAATAAATGCACAGGGTCCCGCCGCGCATGGATAAGACCTACCAGCCGCACGCCATCGAAACTTCCTGGTACAACACTTGGGAGTCCGAGAACTATTTCGCCCCACAAGGTGCAGGCGAGTCCTACACCATCATGATCCCGCCGCCGAACGTGACCGGCAGCCTGCACATGGGCCACGGGTTCAACAACGCGATCATGGATGCCCTGATCCGTTTCCGCCGCATGCAAGGCCGCGACACCCTGTGGCAACCAGGTACCGACCACGCCGGTATCGCCACGCAGATGCTGGTCGAGCGCCAGCTTGAAGCCAAGGGCCAGAACCGCCATGACCTGGGCCGCGAAAAATTCCTGGAGAAAATCTGGGAATGGAAGGACCAGTCCGGTGGCAACATCAGCCGCCAGATCCGCCGCCTGGGCTCGTCGGTAGACTGGAGCCGCGAGCGCTTCACCATGGACGACGGCCTGTCCGACGCGGTCAAGGAAGCGTTCGTGCGCCTGCATGAAGACGGCCTGATCTACCGTGGCAAGCGCCTGGTCAACTGGGACACCAAGCTGCACACGGCCATTTCCGACCTCGAAGTGGAAAACCACGACGAGAAGGGCCACCTGTGGAACCTGCGCTACCCGCTGGCCGACGGCGCCAAGACTGCCGAAGGCCTGGACTACCTGGTCGTTGCCACCACCCGTCCGGAAACCTTGCTGGGTGACGCGGCCGTTGCGGTCAACCCGACCGACGAGCGCTACCAGGCACTGATCGGCAAGTTCGTCGAACTGCCGCTGGTTGGCCGCCGCATCCCGATCATCGCCGACGACTACTGCGACCCGGCGTTCGGTACCGGCTGCGTGAAGATTACCCCGGCCCACGATTTCAACGACTATGAAGTCGGCAAGCGCCACAACCTGCCGCTGCTGAACATCTTCGACAAGAACGCCTTCGTGCTGGCCAGCGCCCAGGCCTTCAACCTCGACGGCAGCGTCAACGAGCAGGTCGATACCACCCTGCCGGCCCAGTACGCCAACCTTGACCGCTTCGTTGCGCGCAAGCAGATCGTCGCTGACCTGGATGCCCAGGGCCTGCTGGTAAGCATCGACGACCACGCCCTGAAAGTGCCGAAAGGCGACCGTTCGGGCACCGTCATCGAGCCATGGCTGACCGACCAGTGGTACGTCTCCACCAAGCCGCTGGCAGAGCCTGCCATCGCTGCCGTGGAAGATGGCCGTATCCAGTTCGTGCCCAAGCAGTACGAGAACATGTACTTCTCCTGGATGCGTGACATCCAGGACTGGTGCATCAGCCGCCAGCTGTGGTGGGGCCACCGTATTCCGGCGTGGTACGACGAGGCCGGCCAGGTCTACGTTGGCCGCGACGAAGCCGAAGTGCGTGCCAAGCACAACCTGGGCGCTGACGTGGTCCTGCGCCAGGACGACGACGTACTCGACACCTGGTTCAGCTCGGGCCTGTGGACCTTCTCCACCTTGGGCTGGCCGGAACAGACCGAGTTCCTCAAGAAGTTCCACTCCACCGATGTGCTGGTGACCGGCTTCGACATCATCTTCTTCTGGGTTGCGCGCATGATCATGCTGACCATGCACCTGATCAAGAACGAAGACGGCACCCCGCAGGTACCGTTCAAGACCGTGTACGTGCACGGCCTGGTGCGTGACGGCCAGGGCCAGAAGATGTCCAAATCCAAGGGCAACGTGCTGGACCCGCTGGACATCGTCGACGGCATTACCCTCGACGCCCTGCTGGAAAAGCGCACCAGCGGCTTGATGCAGCCCAAGCTTGCCGACAAGATCGCCAAGCAGACCAAGGCCGAGTTCCCCGAAGGTATCGCCAGCTACGGCACCGACGCCCTGCGCTTCACCTTCTGCTCGCTGGCTTCCACGGGCCGCGACATCAAGTTCGACATGGGCCGCGTCGAAGGCTACCGCAACTTCTGCAACAAGATCTGGAACGCCGCCCGCTACGTGCTGGACAAGGGCGAGGACTGCGGCCAGAACGGCGAAGCCTACGAGCTGTCGCTGGCTGACCGCTGGATCATCTCGCAGCTGCAGCGCACCGAAGCCGAAGTGACCCGCCAGCTGGAGCAGTTCCGCTTCGACCTGGCCAGCCAGGCACTGTACGAGTTCATCTGGAACCAGTACTGCGACTGGTACCTGGAGCTGTCCAAGCCGGTACTGTGGGACGAAAACGCCCCGGTCGAGCGCGCCCGCGGCACCCGCCGCACCCTGGTGCGTGTACTGGAAGTAGCACTGCGCCTGGCGCACCCGTTCATGCCGTTCATTACCGAAGAAATCTGGCAGCGCATCGCGCCGCTGGCCGGCGTCGAAGGCAAGACCATCATGCTGCAGCCG
This window harbors:
- the lptG gene encoding LPS export ABC transporter permease LptG, which codes for MGKLDRYIGQSVLLAILAVLGIILGLASLFAFIDEMSDLSDTYTVMEAGNFVLLTAPRRLYDMLPMAALIGCLIGLGSLASSSELTIMRAAGVSIGRIVWAVMKPMLVLMLVGLLIGEYVAPVTENKAQADRSLAQGGGEAQSSKRGMWHRQGEEYVHINAVQPNGLLLGVTRYRFDSERKIVTSSFARRAQYQQDQWLLADVRTTYFRGDHTEVVNTPEERWDVSLTPQLLNTVILAPESLSITGLWDYIHYLSDQGLNNARYWLAFWSKVLQPMVTAALVLMAISFIFGPLRSVTLGQRVFTGVLVGFVFRIAQDLLGPSSQVFGFPPLLAVVIPAGICALAGVWLLRRAG
- a CDS encoding leucyl aminopeptidase, with protein sequence MELVVKSVAAASVKTATLVIAVGEKGKLGAAAKAVDLASEGAISAVLKRGDLAGKPGQTLLLQNLPGLKAERVMLVGSGKDEALGDRTWRKLVASVAGVLKGLNGTDAVLALDDIAVSNRDAHYGKYRLLAETLLDGEYVFDRFKSQKVEPRALKKVTLLADKAGQAEVERAVRHASAIATGMAFTRDLGNLPPNLCHPSFLAEQAKELGKAHKGLKVEVLDEKKIKDLGMGAFYAVGQGSDQPPRLIVLNYQGGKKAEKPFVLVGKGITFDTGGISLKPGAGMDEMKYDMCGAASVFGTLRAVLELQLPINLVCLLACAENMPSGGATRPGDIVTTMSGQTVEILNTDAEGRLVLCDTLTYAERFKPQAVIDIATLTGACIVALGSHTSGLMGNNDELVGQLLDAGKRADDRAWQLPLFDEYQEQLDSPFADMGNIGGPKAGTITAGCFLSRFAKAYNWAHMDIAGTAWISGGKDKGATGRPVPLLTQYLLDRAGA
- a CDS encoding cold-shock protein, translated to MAERQSGTVKWFNDEKGYGFITPESGPDLFVHFRAIQGNGFKSLKEGQKVTFVAVQGQKGQQADEVQVAE
- a CDS encoding DNA polymerase III subunit chi; translated protein: MSKVDFYILPTDSLSARLDFACKLCEKAWRLGHRVYLHCQDAEQRDELDQRLWRFKGEAFVPHDLAELHADAGVALGLADNAGEHRDLLINLGAGVPGFVGQFERVAEIVVEEPGIRQSARERFRFYREQGYALQDHRLQRL
- the lptF gene encoding LPS export ABC transporter permease LptF, with product MIVFRYLSREVLVTLSAVSAVLLVIIMSGRFIKYLAQAAQGVLDPGVLFLIMGFRLPGFLQLILPLGLFLGILLAYGRLYLESEMTVLSATGMSQQRLLGLTMAPAALVAVLVAWLSLSLAPLGVAQVQQIIAQQDTLTEFDTLVPGRFQTLRDGSRVTYTEQLSDDRVNLAGVFISEKRFNQDKTKDRAPSVLVAEKGHQEIQADGNRYLVLENGYRYDGNPGQADYRAIKYDTYGVLLPKPEVAEEVTEREAIPTSELFGKKGLRERAELQWRLSLPILVFIVTLLAVPLSRANPRQGRFLKLLPAILLYMAYLTMLISVRGALEKGKLPIGLGMWWVHGLFLLIGLGLMYWEPMRLKRAARRAEVAHG
- a CDS encoding DNA polymerase III subunit chi — protein: MDKPSARPDSAHLLDDLESIRELLGDADLQPPLLTETVEQIPLLLEEPAGNPAPDAEPDADPQARRQDTLLHLESELRAAAQMIMQDVINDFTPHIENEIKRRLDARIERLIKRSE
- the gcvT gene encoding glycine cleavage system aminomethyltransferase GcvT, whose amino-acid sequence is MSETLLKTPLHALHLELGARMVPFAGYDMPVQYPLGVLKEHLHTREQAGLFDVSHMGQIILRGAEAAKALESLVPVDIIDLPVGMQRYAMFTNEQGGILDDLMVANLGDDTLFLVVNAGCKNQDLAHLQKHIGDRCNVQPLFEERALLALQGPAAVKVLERLAPEVAGMTFMQFRPVKLLGEDCFVSRSGYTGEDGYEISVPANAAEALARRLLAEPEVQPIGLGARDSLRLEAGLCLYGHDMNSETTPIEASLLWAISKVRRADGARAAGFPGAEAIFAHQRDGVARKRVGLLPQERTPVREGADIVDANDKPVGKVCSGGFGPTLGAPVAMGYIDSEHAAIDTALFAVVRGKKVALKVSKMPFVAQRYYRG
- a CDS encoding RDD family protein, whose protein sequence is MPTPHLLPQGDFPPVGLGRRLAAMFYDFLLCTALLIVTAGAYKLIQMAFIGEARMRELTEAGALDGDPLLSTVLLFAVFGFFAKFWTHGGQTLGMQVWGVRVQNADGTAISLWQALLRFVVSIASWLCLGLGFFWALIDKRKRGWHDIYSESQLVRVPKQKK
- a CDS encoding L-serine ammonia-lyase is translated as MSLSVFDLFKIGIGPSSSHTVGPMRAAARFAEGLRRDGLLPRTASVKAELYGSLGATGKGHGSDKAVLLGFEGEHPDTVDTDSIPARLQAIRDSGRLNLLGEHSIAFIEKQHLAMIRKPLDYHPNGMIFRAFDDAGLQIRSREYYSVGGGFVVDEDAAGHDRIVEDSTVLAYPFKTAKQLLGHCTAQNLSVSQVMLANEAAWRPEAQTRAGLLHIWQVMQDCVEAGCQHEGILPGGLKVKRRAPALYRQLSRHPEASLRDALSVLDWVNLYALAVNEENAYGGRVVTAPTNGAAGIVPAVLHYYMRFVPGASEDGVVRFLLTAAAIGILYKENASISGAEVGCQGEVGVACSMAAGALCEVMGGSVQQVENAAEIGMEHNLGLTCDPIGGLVQVPCIERNAMGSVKAINAVRMALRGDGQHFVSLDKVIRTMRQTGADMKSKYKETARGGLAVNIIEC